GGTCCCGGCCGGTGCCAGTGACGAATACGGCGACCTGCCGGGGACACCCGTGCCGCCGCTGCCGCTGGGTGAAGACTTCAACCCGGACGACTATAACGTGCAGATCACGAGCATCCGGAAAGTGGGGTCGTCCGTCACGGTGGAGGAGGATGAGCACGTGATGGGGGAGGTCGTTGCCATCGGCGGAAACGTCACGATCAAAGGACTGGTGGATGGCTCCGTGACGACAACCGGCACGGTCCGCATCACGCGCACCGGAATCGTTCTCGGGAATGTGATCGGCAAAGAGGTGATCGAGGAACCGGGCGCCCGGGTTTTGGGCCAGGTCACCGAGCAGCCGATGGCGGAAATCCCGTGGCCCAGAGTCTACCAGTCGAACCAGTCAT
This Candidatus Zixiibacteriota bacterium DNA region includes the following protein-coding sequences:
- a CDS encoding polymer-forming cytoskeletal protein; this translates as MLRRACYITIIALVALAALIPPAVQAQRERPDYRGKVFYEIQIDDRGIILTDSAGNETMVPAGASDEYGDLPGTPVPPLPLGEDFNPDDYNVQITSIRKVGSSVTVEEDEHVMGEVVAIGGNVTIKGLVDGSVTTTGTVRITRTGIVLGNVIGKEVIEEPGARVLGQVTEQPMAEIPWPRVYQSNQS